One region of Demequina sp. TMPB413 genomic DNA includes:
- a CDS encoding exonuclease domain-containing protein, with product MSWIDGPMVGFDTETTGVSPQNDRIVTAAVIRRHGGAVEVREWLINPGIEIPARATEVHGITTAKAQAEGANPADALEQIATALADALGAGIPVVGFNVQYDLTILEAELARHGLRTLAQRLPQGIRPIIDPLVLDRHLDTYRKGKRKLIDMCGTYRVQVVADDLHAADADVLATLDLVPAIAERYPSLATVALQDLHDQQASAHSAWANRFRAWLVSKGTVDDLPSPEWPVATLQVPSDDADAPALF from the coding sequence ATGAGTTGGATAGATGGACCGATGGTGGGCTTTGACACCGAGACCACGGGCGTATCGCCCCAAAACGATCGCATCGTGACTGCGGCGGTGATTCGCCGTCACGGCGGCGCCGTTGAGGTGCGCGAGTGGCTCATCAATCCTGGCATCGAGATTCCCGCCCGCGCCACCGAGGTGCACGGCATTACCACCGCCAAGGCGCAAGCTGAAGGCGCAAATCCTGCCGACGCTCTCGAGCAGATTGCCACGGCCCTCGCCGACGCTCTCGGAGCAGGCATCCCTGTGGTTGGCTTCAACGTCCAGTACGACCTCACCATTCTTGAGGCCGAACTCGCGCGCCACGGCCTGCGCACCTTGGCCCAGCGCCTGCCGCAGGGGATCAGGCCGATTATCGATCCGCTCGTGCTCGATCGCCATCTCGACACGTATCGCAAGGGCAAGCGCAAGCTCATCGACATGTGCGGCACGTACAGGGTCCAGGTAGTGGCCGATGACCTCCACGCCGCCGACGCTGACGTGCTGGCGACCCTCGACCTCGTACCCGCCATCGCGGAACGCTACCCATCGCTCGCCACTGTCGCTCTTCAAGACCTGCACGATCAGCAGGCGTCGGCACACAGCGCGTGGGCCAACCGCTTCAGGGCGTGGCTTGTCTCGAAGGGCACCGTTGACGACCTCCCGAGCCCTGAGTGGCCAGTGGCTACCCTTCAGGTGCCGAGCGACGACGCCGACGCTCCTGCGCTCTTCTAG
- a CDS encoding SAM-dependent methyltransferase has product MSPHLTYDAIVLGGGPAGLSAALMLGRSRRRVLVIDAAQPRNRFASHMHGVLGHEGTEPGALLERGCAEAAIYGIEHRVAHVRDVTQADRGFHVQVEGETIFARSLVLATGATDHLPDIDGIAERWGTSVLHCPYCHGWEVRDQRLGLLVTSPLQSHLALLLRQLSPEVTVFAPQPDVLDIEALARLRARGVTVLDTGVGALEGPEGKLQHVVTTDGDRLPLDALFAGGTLAPHDAMLAGLGLARHDTAMGSFLVVDETGRTSDPRIWAAGNVVTPHANVPLSMSAGSMAGAAVNAFLAQQDADDAVASRDIAPADYWEERYAGGETMWSGRVNATLADVVATIPIGTALDLGCGEGGDVVWLASQGWRAHGIDISATAIVRAKTAAAAAGEGRATFEAADLSEWTPSEEYDLVTASFLHSPVALARASILKSAAAAVAPGGHLLVITHAAPPPWADPSHSANHTFLTAAQEVESLGLDPTKWTTVIAADRERQVSGPDDRPATLLDGVVLMRRRVP; this is encoded by the coding sequence ATGTCCCCTCACCTCACGTATGACGCCATCGTTCTCGGAGGCGGGCCCGCAGGCCTCTCCGCCGCACTCATGCTCGGCCGCTCCCGTCGACGCGTCCTCGTCATCGACGCCGCGCAGCCCAGGAACCGATTCGCCTCCCACATGCATGGCGTGTTGGGACACGAAGGCACTGAACCGGGCGCTCTACTCGAGCGCGGTTGCGCCGAGGCGGCTATCTACGGCATCGAACACCGCGTGGCACACGTGCGCGACGTGACACAAGCCGATCGTGGCTTCCATGTGCAGGTCGAGGGCGAGACGATCTTTGCTCGATCGCTCGTGCTTGCCACCGGCGCGACGGACCACCTGCCTGACATTGACGGCATCGCCGAGAGATGGGGAACCTCCGTGCTCCACTGCCCGTATTGCCACGGGTGGGAGGTACGGGATCAACGTCTTGGCCTGCTGGTCACGTCACCCCTCCAGTCACATCTGGCGCTCTTGCTCCGTCAGTTGAGCCCTGAGGTCACGGTCTTCGCACCTCAGCCAGACGTCCTCGACATCGAGGCCCTTGCCCGCCTGCGCGCCAGAGGGGTCACGGTGCTCGATACCGGCGTCGGCGCTCTTGAAGGTCCGGAGGGAAAGTTGCAGCACGTCGTCACCACCGATGGCGATCGGCTGCCCCTCGACGCCTTGTTCGCGGGCGGCACGCTCGCGCCGCACGACGCCATGCTGGCAGGGCTCGGTCTTGCCCGCCACGACACCGCCATGGGGTCATTCCTTGTGGTCGACGAGACCGGTCGCACGTCTGACCCCCGCATCTGGGCAGCTGGCAACGTCGTGACACCTCACGCGAATGTGCCGTTATCGATGAGTGCTGGCTCGATGGCGGGTGCCGCAGTCAACGCCTTCCTCGCCCAGCAAGACGCCGACGATGCGGTCGCCTCTCGCGATATCGCGCCGGCAGACTATTGGGAGGAGCGGTACGCGGGCGGGGAGACCATGTGGTCTGGACGCGTCAACGCCACCCTCGCCGACGTCGTCGCCACCATCCCCATTGGCACGGCGTTGGATCTCGGTTGCGGTGAGGGTGGCGACGTGGTGTGGCTCGCATCCCAGGGCTGGCGCGCGCATGGCATCGACATCTCGGCGACCGCAATCGTCCGAGCTAAGACGGCTGCGGCGGCCGCGGGTGAGGGCCGTGCCACGTTCGAGGCGGCCGATCTGTCCGAGTGGACGCCCAGCGAGGAGTACGACCTTGTGACCGCCTCGTTCCTGCACTCGCCGGTCGCCCTCGCACGCGCCTCGATCTTGAAGTCGGCCGCCGCGGCCGTCGCTCCTGGGGGCCACCTTCTGGTCATCACCCATGCCGCCCCACCGCCCTGGGCCGATCCCAGCCACAGCGCGAATCACACCTTCCTCACCGCGGCCCAGGAGGTCGAGTCGCTCGGTCTCGATCCCACCAAGTGGACCACCGTCATCGCGGCGGACAGGGAGCGGCAGGTGAGCGGTCCTGACGATCGACCCGCCACGTTGCTCGACGGCGTGGTGCTCATGCGTCGGCGTGTGCCCTAG
- a CDS encoding Glu/Leu/Phe/Val dehydrogenase produces MIQSRPPADGPLADALAQLEAAVAHLGYDEGMHQMLATARREMQVSVPLRRDDGSVAVYSGYRVQHNFSRGPAKGGLRFAATVDLDEVRALAMWMTWKCALVDVPYGGAKGGVAIEPRDHSKGELERITRRYTSEIAPIIGPEVDVPAPDIGTNEQTMAWMMDTYSALVGHTVRGVVTGKPVSLGGSRGRATATSRGVAHIALLAMAAHGVERERATAAVQGFGKVGYDAARFLAEEGVIVQAVSDVDGAVYAREGLDIAGLGEHAKQTGSVAGYPGAEAIDPADLLTLDVDVLVPAAIEGVITAANAPEVRAKIVVEGANGPTTKAADALLAERGVVVVPDILANAGGVIVSYFEWVQAHQAFQWSEREVTERLEERLTAAWHDVVEYAGAHSLTYRAAATALAVRRVTEAHRQRGLYP; encoded by the coding sequence ATGATTCAGTCACGTCCACCGGCCGACGGCCCGCTCGCCGACGCGCTCGCGCAGTTGGAGGCGGCTGTCGCCCATCTTGGCTATGACGAGGGCATGCACCAAATGCTCGCGACGGCGCGCCGAGAGATGCAGGTCAGCGTTCCGTTGCGCCGAGACGACGGCAGCGTGGCGGTCTACTCCGGCTATCGCGTGCAACACAACTTCTCACGAGGGCCGGCGAAGGGCGGCTTGCGTTTTGCCGCCACCGTCGATCTTGACGAAGTGCGCGCCTTGGCCATGTGGATGACGTGGAAGTGCGCGCTCGTTGACGTCCCTTACGGGGGCGCGAAAGGCGGCGTCGCGATCGAGCCGCGCGACCACAGCAAGGGCGAGCTCGAGCGCATCACCAGGCGGTACACCTCGGAGATCGCGCCGATCATCGGCCCCGAAGTGGACGTTCCTGCGCCAGACATCGGCACCAACGAGCAAACGATGGCGTGGATGATGGATACCTACTCTGCGCTCGTCGGCCACACCGTCAGGGGCGTCGTCACTGGCAAGCCCGTGAGTCTCGGCGGCTCGCGCGGTCGTGCGACGGCCACCTCGAGAGGAGTCGCGCACATCGCACTGCTCGCGATGGCCGCCCACGGAGTCGAGCGCGAGCGCGCCACGGCAGCCGTCCAGGGATTCGGCAAGGTGGGGTACGACGCTGCGCGCTTTCTCGCAGAAGAGGGCGTCATCGTGCAGGCGGTGAGCGACGTCGACGGCGCGGTGTATGCCAGAGAAGGGCTCGACATTGCGGGGCTTGGGGAGCATGCGAAGCAGACGGGTTCCGTCGCGGGCTACCCTGGGGCGGAGGCGATCGATCCCGCCGACCTGCTCACGCTGGACGTCGATGTGTTGGTTCCCGCCGCCATCGAGGGCGTCATCACTGCAGCAAACGCACCAGAGGTGCGGGCAAAGATCGTGGTCGAGGGGGCGAACGGCCCAACCACCAAAGCGGCCGACGCACTGCTCGCCGAGCGCGGCGTCGTGGTAGTGCCAGACATTCTCGCCAACGCGGGCGGCGTGATCGTGAGCTACTTCGAATGGGTCCAGGCTCACCAGGCCTTCCAATGGAGCGAGCGTGAGGTCACTGAGCGCCTGGAGGAGCGCCTCACGGCCGCCTGGCACGACGTGGTCGAGTACGCGGGCGCGCACTCGCTGACCTACAGGGCGGCAGCCACCGCCCTCGCCGTTCGCCGCGTCACCGAGGCGCATCGCCAACGCGGTCTGTACCCGTGA
- a CDS encoding GuaB3 family IMP dehydrogenase-related protein, with protein MSNEIEIGRGKRGRRAYSFDDVAIVPSRRTRDPQNVSLAWQIDAFRFEIPVIAAPMDSVMSPATAIALGQLGGLGVLDLEGLWTRYEDPTSLLAEIASLPAEAATARMQEIYREPIKAELIAARLREMREAGVTVAGALSPHNTQEHYSAVLSAGVDLFVIRGTTVSAEHVSADGEPLNLKKFIYELDVPVIVGGAATYQAALHLMRTGAAGVLVGFGGGAAHTTRTSLGIHAPMATAVADVAAARRDYLDESGGRYVHVIADGGLGRSGDMVKSIACGADAFMLGAALARSEEAPGGGFHWGPEAHHPELPRGERVHVGSVGSLEEILFGPGARADGTTNLMGALRRSMATTGYSDLKEFQRVDVVVSPYQAG; from the coding sequence GTGAGTAACGAGATCGAGATCGGGCGCGGCAAGCGCGGACGCAGGGCGTATTCCTTTGACGACGTGGCGATCGTGCCATCGCGGCGCACGCGCGATCCGCAGAACGTGTCGCTCGCGTGGCAGATCGACGCGTTCAGATTCGAGATTCCCGTGATCGCCGCGCCGATGGACTCCGTGATGTCGCCAGCGACGGCGATTGCCTTGGGGCAGCTCGGTGGTCTTGGTGTCCTCGATCTCGAGGGCCTGTGGACGCGGTACGAGGACCCGACGTCTCTGCTTGCCGAAATCGCATCGTTGCCGGCAGAGGCCGCGACCGCGCGCATGCAAGAGATCTACCGCGAACCCATCAAGGCCGAGCTCATTGCGGCGCGTCTTCGTGAGATGCGCGAGGCAGGGGTGACGGTCGCTGGCGCCCTGTCGCCCCACAACACCCAGGAGCACTACTCGGCGGTGTTGAGCGCTGGCGTCGACCTCTTCGTGATTAGGGGCACCACCGTCTCCGCCGAGCACGTGAGCGCCGACGGCGAGCCGCTCAACCTCAAGAAGTTCATCTACGAACTCGATGTTCCCGTGATCGTTGGCGGCGCGGCCACGTACCAGGCCGCCCTTCACCTGATGCGCACCGGAGCGGCAGGCGTGCTTGTCGGCTTCGGCGGTGGAGCGGCGCACACCACCCGAACCTCTCTGGGTATCCACGCGCCGATGGCCACTGCTGTCGCCGACGTTGCAGCCGCTCGCAGGGACTACCTTGACGAGTCTGGCGGTCGCTACGTTCACGTCATTGCCGACGGCGGACTTGGACGTTCCGGTGACATGGTCAAGTCCATCGCCTGCGGGGCAGACGCCTTCATGCTGGGCGCCGCGCTTGCACGCTCAGAGGAGGCGCCCGGCGGCGGATTCCACTGGGGCCCCGAGGCCCACCACCCAGAACTGCCTCGCGGCGAGCGCGTGCACGTCGGCTCAGTCGGCTCTCTTGAGGAGATCCTGTTTGGGCCAGGTGCGCGAGCTGATGGCACCACGAACCTGATGGGCGCTCTCCGTCGATCCATGGCGACGACCGGTTACTCGGACCTCAAGGAGTTCCAGCGCGTCGACGTCGTGGTGAGCCCTTACCAGGCGGGCTAG
- a CDS encoding hemolysin family protein has product MTEPMWLSVGLVLLFILIGGVFAGTELALVSLRESQLDQLAKRGKRGAHVARVARDPNRFLAAVQIGVTVAGFISAAYGAATLAPALAPSLESAGLGQEAALTAATILLTLIVAYLSLVLGELVPKRFALQRAQGLALAVTPALDRFATAMRPVIWLLSVSTDAVVRVLGGDPKVRAESMSGEELRDLVDSHEGLPADARRIVSDVLGVSDRTVAEVLRHRADVEFVDALTPAAEVSARVSQLPYSRYPVIADTMDDVIGFLHVRDLLTANPDQPAGRFARPILYVPSTALVMPVLAQMRAERHQIAVVVDEHGGTDGIVTFEDLLEELVGEIADEYDPPAPPRLDTDGDSLDAGLTIEEFADRTGFALPDGPYETVAGFVMARLGRLARVGDEVTVSVESEEDADAHGLLITVAQVEGRRIRLVTVSFAAEV; this is encoded by the coding sequence ATGACAGAACCCATGTGGCTCAGCGTCGGCCTTGTCTTGCTGTTCATCCTGATCGGTGGCGTCTTCGCGGGTACGGAGTTGGCTCTCGTGTCACTGCGCGAAAGCCAACTTGATCAACTGGCCAAGCGCGGCAAGCGCGGCGCCCACGTGGCTCGCGTCGCCCGCGACCCCAACCGATTCCTTGCGGCCGTCCAGATCGGCGTCACCGTCGCAGGCTTCATCTCTGCGGCGTATGGTGCCGCGACGCTCGCGCCTGCCCTTGCCCCCTCGCTCGAGTCTGCGGGCCTTGGACAGGAGGCGGCGCTTACGGCCGCGACCATTCTCCTCACACTGATCGTGGCGTACCTGTCGCTTGTGCTGGGCGAACTCGTGCCCAAGCGATTTGCCCTGCAGCGTGCTCAAGGGCTCGCGCTTGCGGTCACTCCCGCCCTTGATCGCTTTGCCACGGCCATGCGTCCCGTCATCTGGCTGTTGTCCGTCTCGACGGACGCCGTGGTTCGCGTTCTTGGCGGCGACCCCAAGGTCAGGGCGGAGTCGATGTCAGGCGAAGAACTGCGCGACCTCGTTGACTCCCATGAAGGTTTGCCCGCCGACGCGCGCCGCATCGTGAGCGACGTCCTCGGGGTAAGCGATCGCACCGTGGCCGAGGTGCTTCGCCACCGAGCGGACGTCGAGTTCGTTGACGCGTTGACGCCAGCCGCCGAGGTCAGTGCGAGGGTGTCACAGCTCCCGTACTCTCGCTACCCGGTGATCGCGGACACCATGGATGACGTGATCGGTTTTCTTCACGTGCGCGACCTTCTCACCGCCAACCCTGATCAGCCCGCCGGGCGCTTCGCACGGCCGATCCTGTACGTCCCCTCGACGGCCTTAGTGATGCCAGTACTCGCTCAGATGCGCGCGGAAAGACACCAGATCGCCGTGGTGGTCGACGAACACGGCGGCACTGACGGCATCGTCACGTTCGAGGATCTGTTGGAGGAACTCGTGGGCGAGATCGCTGACGAGTACGACCCCCCGGCACCGCCACGGCTCGACACCGACGGTGACAGTCTCGACGCGGGGTTGACGATCGAAGAGTTCGCCGATCGCACGGGGTTTGCCTTGCCTGACGGGCCGTACGAGACCGTGGCTGGGTTCGTCATGGCACGACTTGGGCGGTTGGCGCGCGTGGGTGACGAGGTGACCGTCTCTGTCGAGAGCGAGGAAGACGCCGACGCTCACGGACTTCTCATCACCGTCGCACAGGTCGAGGGGCGCCGGATACGTCTTGTGACGGTGTCGTTTGCGGCGGAGGTCTAG
- a CDS encoding helix-turn-helix domain-containing protein has product MRNVVSQVGPRLRALRHERGWTLEELAERAELSPSTLSRLESGKRQATLELLIPLTRHLGVRIDDLLPDTDVDPRVRRPVIRRDGLVIVPLAPESAAHETYKITYPPAGEEPSLRVHDGYEWLYVLSGRLRLRLGEQEFVLEEGEAAEFDTRTPHAITSAGRRPAQVISIFGEDGARVHTRVGATP; this is encoded by the coding sequence ATGAGGAACGTCGTCTCGCAGGTAGGCCCACGGCTCAGGGCGCTGCGCCACGAGCGTGGTTGGACCCTTGAGGAGCTCGCCGAACGCGCCGAACTCTCGCCAAGTACCCTGTCTCGCTTGGAGTCGGGCAAGCGACAAGCGACTCTGGAGTTGCTGATCCCGCTCACCAGGCACCTGGGTGTGCGCATTGATGACCTCTTGCCGGATACGGATGTCGATCCGAGAGTGCGCAGGCCCGTCATCAGGCGCGACGGGTTGGTCATCGTGCCGCTCGCGCCTGAGAGCGCTGCCCATGAGACCTACAAAATCACCTACCCTCCCGCTGGTGAGGAGCCGTCTCTCAGGGTGCACGACGGATACGAATGGCTCTACGTGTTGAGCGGACGCTTGAGGCTGCGGTTGGGTGAGCAGGAGTTCGTGCTCGAAGAGGGAGAGGCGGCGGAGTTCGACACGCGCACGCCGCACGCCATCACCTCGGCCGGCAGGCGACCCGCCCAAGTGATCTCCATCTTTGGCGAGGATGGCGCTCGCGTCCACACGAGGGTCGGCGCGACGCCCTGA
- a CDS encoding methyl-accepting chemotaxis protein, translating into MKIMRATLGASLKWQLVAFGALAVLVTSIALTAVGAVQANQLADQAGRDVEQLTTESMTQTAKSARALVSTQVDTVTTRMESELAVAQQTVADMGDLTLGAPITWDAKNQATGDITTVELPRVIIGGMDVGQVSSFSTPVPVVDQVTDLLGAATTAFQRMNEEGDMLRVATTVPNDAGERAIGTYIAATNADGSPNAVVKALLAGEPFYGTATVVGEQYVTAYAPIMRDGAAVGAIFVGLPQSEVDAPLREALAQVTVGNNGYVTVLSDAGEWVVPPPGVAAGTPADAEFAQRLIDAGTALPDADATAKERVDLAEGGAQVEVTRFAPWGWTIAAWGLDSDLQVVPNNLAEGTQRLTMTLLGVGLGVAVLAVAFIVLAAGRITKRVGHITEALRRVADHDLSADVRGEGKDEIGRMGDALGDTIIGMRAAVTSLREGAEAVRATAQQLSGSSEALQGSATQTATHAGTTSGTATEMNHEVQSVTTAMTEMRTSIQSVARDVHAATGETRTAVGIATEAATTAERLGDSSSRIAEVLKAITAIAAQTNLLALNATIEAARAGEAGKGFAVVASEVKDLAQQTAEAIETIRPVLEEVATDSAEMRAAVDRIEKSIALVDEHQSSISAVIEEQTATTTEIERNLIVAAGGATDIAAAAQVLSESAQDAQRSATEVGGVVTDLTSIATDLATGVDQFTLA; encoded by the coding sequence ATGAAGATCATGCGTGCCACCCTTGGCGCCAGTCTCAAGTGGCAACTGGTGGCGTTCGGAGCCCTTGCCGTGCTCGTCACCTCCATCGCCCTCACGGCCGTCGGCGCCGTGCAGGCAAACCAGCTCGCAGACCAAGCGGGCCGTGATGTCGAGCAACTGACCACCGAATCGATGACCCAAACCGCGAAGTCGGCGCGCGCACTCGTGTCCACGCAGGTCGACACCGTCACGACGCGCATGGAGTCGGAGCTCGCCGTCGCACAGCAGACCGTTGCCGATATGGGAGACCTCACCCTGGGCGCACCCATCACGTGGGACGCCAAGAACCAGGCCACCGGGGACATCACCACTGTGGAGCTGCCTCGCGTGATCATCGGCGGGATGGACGTTGGGCAGGTCTCCAGCTTCTCCACGCCGGTGCCCGTCGTCGACCAGGTCACCGACCTTCTGGGGGCGGCCACTACGGCCTTCCAACGCATGAACGAGGAAGGCGACATGCTCCGCGTCGCCACCACCGTGCCGAACGATGCTGGAGAGCGGGCGATCGGCACCTACATCGCCGCCACGAACGCCGACGGCAGCCCCAACGCCGTCGTCAAGGCTTTGCTCGCCGGCGAGCCCTTCTACGGAACGGCCACCGTCGTCGGCGAGCAGTACGTGACCGCCTACGCCCCCATCATGAGAGACGGCGCTGCGGTAGGCGCGATCTTTGTTGGCCTTCCCCAATCGGAAGTGGACGCCCCCCTGCGCGAAGCCCTCGCCCAGGTCACCGTCGGCAACAACGGTTACGTCACGGTCCTGTCCGACGCCGGCGAATGGGTTGTGCCGCCGCCGGGAGTTGCGGCAGGGACTCCCGCCGACGCCGAGTTTGCGCAGCGCCTCATCGACGCTGGCACAGCCCTCCCCGACGCCGACGCCACGGCCAAGGAGCGCGTCGACCTAGCAGAAGGCGGAGCCCAGGTCGAAGTGACGCGATTTGCGCCGTGGGGCTGGACGATCGCCGCTTGGGGTCTGGACTCCGACCTACAGGTGGTGCCCAATAACCTTGCCGAAGGTACGCAGCGACTGACGATGACCCTGCTGGGCGTCGGACTTGGCGTGGCCGTCCTGGCCGTCGCGTTCATCGTCCTGGCGGCTGGCCGCATCACCAAGCGTGTTGGCCACATCACGGAAGCGCTACGGCGAGTCGCAGATCACGACCTCTCTGCGGACGTGCGGGGTGAAGGCAAGGACGAGATCGGCCGCATGGGCGACGCCCTTGGCGACACCATCATCGGCATGCGGGCGGCGGTCACCAGCCTGCGGGAGGGTGCTGAGGCGGTTCGCGCGACCGCACAGCAGCTGAGCGGGTCGAGCGAAGCCCTGCAAGGAAGCGCGACCCAGACGGCGACGCACGCCGGCACGACGTCTGGCACCGCGACAGAGATGAACCACGAGGTCCAGTCGGTCACCACCGCGATGACGGAGATGCGCACGTCGATCCAGTCAGTCGCTCGCGACGTTCACGCAGCGACCGGCGAGACGAGGACGGCCGTGGGGATCGCAACAGAGGCGGCAACGACGGCCGAGCGTCTGGGAGACTCGTCGTCTCGCATTGCCGAGGTGCTCAAGGCGATCACCGCGATCGCCGCACAAACAAACCTCCTGGCGCTCAATGCCACGATCGAGGCGGCGCGAGCGGGCGAGGCAGGGAAGGGATTTGCGGTGGTCGCAAGCGAGGTCAAGGACTTGGCTCAACAGACCGCCGAGGCGATCGAGACGATTCGTCCCGTGCTGGAGGAGGTCGCGACCGACTCCGCCGAGATGCGTGCCGCCGTCGATCGCATCGAGAAGTCGATCGCCTTGGTCGATGAGCACCAGTCGTCTATCTCCGCAGTCATCGAAGAGCAGACGGCGACCACCACCGAGATCGAACGCAATCTGATTGTCGCCGCTGGTGGCGCCACCGATATCGCGGCTGCCGCACAAGTGTTGTCGGAGTCGGCTCAAGACGCCCAGCGAAGCGCGACGGAGGTGGGCGGCGTGGTCACTGACCTGACGTCGATCGCCACGGACCTGGCGACAGGGGTTGACCAGTTCACGCTGGCCTAG